The Lycium ferocissimum isolate CSIRO_LF1 chromosome 1, AGI_CSIRO_Lferr_CH_V1, whole genome shotgun sequence genome includes a region encoding these proteins:
- the LOC132049331 gene encoding 5'-adenylylsulfate reductase 3, chloroplastic-like: MALAFTSSTAIHEQSKVSQLGKFQLLDQHKISSKLLNFSTRRCAVKALYAEPKRNESMVPSAATIVAPEVEEKVLEAEDYEKLAKDLENASPLEIMDNALDRFGDDIAIAFSGAEDVALIEYAHLTGRPFRVFSLDTGRLNPETYQLFDAVEKHYGIRIEYMFPDAVEVQALVRSKGLFSFYEDGHQECCRVRKVRPLRRALKGLRAWITGQRKDQSPGTRSEVPVVQLDPAFEGLDGGSGSLVKWNPVANVNGKDIWNFLRAMNVPVNALHSKGYVSIGCEPCTRPVLPGQHEREGRWWWEDAKAKECGLHKGNIKDESVNGNGNGNGVVQANGSANVADIFDTKDIVTLSRPGVENLLKLEDRREPWLVVLYAPWCRFCQAMEGSYVELAEKLGGSGVKVGKFRADGEQKTFAQQELQLGSFPTILFFPKHSSQPIKYPSEKRDVDSLLAFVNALR, encoded by the exons ATGGCTTTGGCTTTCACTTCTTCAACTGCAATTCATGAACAATCCAAAG TATCCCAATTGGGTAAGTTTCAGCTATTGGATCAACataaaatctcatcaaaattGTTGAATTTTTCTACAAGGCGCTGTGCTGTGAAGGCATTATATGCTGAGCCTAAAAGGAATGAATCAATGGTTCCATCAGCAGCAACTATTGTTGCTCCTG AGGTAGAAGAGAAAGTATTGGAGGCAGAGGATTATGAGAAATTGGCTAAGGATCTTGAAAATGCTTCACCTCTTGAGATTATGGATAATGCCCTTGACAGATTTGGAGATGATATTGCCATTGCTTTCAG TGGTGCAGAAGATGTTGCTTTGATCGAGTATGCACATTTAACTGGTCGACCATTTAGAGTGTTCAGCCTTGATACCGGGAGGTTGAATCCAGAGACCTACCAACTTTTTGATGCTGTCGAGAAGCACTATGGTATTCGCATCGAATACATGTTTCCTGATGCTGTTGAAGTTCAGGCCTTAGTAAGGAGCAAAGGTCTTTTCTCATTCTACGAGGATGGCCACCAAGAATGTTGCCGTGTTAGGAAAGTTAGGCCTTTGAGGAGAGCCCTCAAAGGTTTGCGTGCCTGGATCACCGGTCAAAGAAAAGATCAGTCCCCTGGAACTCGATCTGAAGTTCCGGTTGTTCAATTAGACCCCGCTTTCGAGGGATTGGATGGCGGCTCTGGCAGCTTGGTGAAGTGGAACCCGGTGGCTAATGTTAATGGCAAGGATATATGGAACTTCCTACGTGCGATGAATGTGCCTGTGAACGCTTTGCATTCAAAAGGTTACGTCTCCATTGGATGTGAACCTTGCACCAGGCCGGTCCTTCCTGGGCAACACGAGAGAGAAGGAAGGTGGTGGTGGGAGGATGCGAAGGCCAAGGAATGTGGCTTACACAAAGGAAACATCAAAGATGAAAGTGTTAATGGTAATGGGAACGGGAATGGCGTTGTCCAAGCAAATGGTAGTGCCAATGTTGCTGATATTTTTGACACTAAGGACATTGTTACCTTGAGTAGACCTGGAGTTGAGAacctattgaaattggaagaccGACGAGAGCCTTGGCTTGTTGTTCTTTATGCACCCTGGTGCCGCTTCTGCCAG GCGATGGAAGGATCATATGTTGAATTGGCAGAGAAGTTGGGAGGTTCAGGTGTAAAGGTAGGGAAGTTCAGGGCAGATGGTGAGCAGAAAACATTTGCACAGCAAGAGTTGCAGTTGGGAAGCTTCCCCACAATACTATTCTTTCCTAAACACTCTTCACAGCCAATTAAGTATCCATCAGAAAAGAGGGATGTAGACTCCTTGCTGGCTTTTGTCAATGCTCTTAGATGA